One genomic region from Arthrobacter pigmenti encodes:
- a CDS encoding CNNM domain-containing protein, whose translation MEWFLLIAGLLLILGTGFFVAVEFSLVALDQTYVQRAVDDGDNRAEPLLRCLKSLSTQLSSCQLGITLTTLLTGYVMEPSVGRLLGGPLGALGVPEGIRGSISLILAMVLATLLSMLMGELVPKNMAIALPFKIGRTLARPQLVFTAIFKPAIILLNGFSNRVLHLFGLEAKEEISGARTPSELSSLVRRSAEMGTLDKGTANFLARTFSFSERTAADVMTPRIRMETIDSEQTVADVVDLARKTGYSRFPLIGDSPDDIRGVVHVKKAVAVPRSRRAELPAGTIMTDVLRVPETVHLDSLLSELREANLQLAVVLDEYGGTAGVATLEDLVEEIVGEVADEHDKLKPGVLQSAAGNWFFPGIMRPDEVSEQIPHLSVPDEAGYETVGGFIMAILGRIAEVGDRVEVTGGILEVERMDGRRIDRISFIPDPQDADESENGAPAVGGVR comes from the coding sequence GTGGAGTGGTTCCTTCTCATCGCCGGGCTGCTGCTCATTCTGGGCACCGGCTTCTTCGTTGCCGTCGAATTCTCACTGGTCGCACTGGACCAGACCTATGTTCAGCGAGCCGTCGACGACGGCGACAACCGCGCCGAGCCCCTGCTCCGCTGCCTGAAGTCGCTGTCCACACAGCTTTCCAGCTGCCAGCTGGGTATCACTCTGACCACACTGTTGACCGGGTATGTCATGGAACCTTCAGTCGGCCGGCTGCTTGGTGGGCCGCTGGGCGCGCTTGGGGTGCCTGAAGGAATCCGCGGGTCAATTTCCCTGATCCTCGCGATGGTGCTGGCAACGCTGCTCTCGATGCTCATGGGCGAATTGGTACCCAAGAACATGGCGATTGCCTTGCCGTTCAAGATCGGCAGGACCCTCGCGCGGCCACAACTGGTCTTCACCGCTATCTTCAAGCCTGCGATCATCCTCCTCAACGGTTTCTCGAACCGCGTGCTGCACCTGTTCGGCCTCGAAGCGAAAGAGGAGATTTCAGGTGCGCGTACGCCGTCGGAACTGTCCTCGCTGGTGCGCCGCTCCGCTGAGATGGGCACCCTGGACAAGGGGACTGCGAACTTCCTGGCCCGGACCTTCAGCTTCTCCGAGCGCACCGCCGCGGACGTCATGACGCCCCGCATTCGAATGGAAACGATCGACTCGGAGCAGACCGTAGCCGACGTCGTCGACCTGGCGCGGAAGACCGGCTACTCGCGGTTCCCCTTGATCGGCGACTCACCCGATGACATCCGCGGAGTGGTTCACGTCAAGAAGGCCGTTGCGGTGCCGCGGTCCCGGCGTGCGGAACTGCCGGCCGGAACCATCATGACCGACGTCCTGCGTGTGCCCGAGACAGTCCACCTGGACTCGCTCCTGAGTGAGCTTCGCGAGGCCAACCTGCAACTCGCCGTCGTACTCGATGAGTACGGCGGCACAGCCGGCGTGGCCACGTTGGAAGACCTGGTGGAGGAGATTGTCGGTGAGGTCGCCGACGAGCACGACAAGCTGAAGCCAGGCGTGCTACAAAGCGCCGCCGGAAACTGGTTCTTTCCGGGCATCATGCGTCCGGACGAGGTCAGTGAACAGATCCCGCACCTCTCGGTGCCGGATGAAGCGGGCTATGAGACAGTCGGCGGCTTCATCATGGCGATTCTCGGCCGTATCGCCGAGGTTGGCGACCGGGTTGAGGTGACCGGCGGCATCCTTGAGGTGGAACGCATGGACGGACGGCGGATTGACCGCATCAGTTTCATTCCGGACCCGCAGGACGCGGACGAGTCCGAGAACGGCGCTCCGGCCGTTGGGGGTGTCCGATGA
- a CDS encoding GuaB1 family IMP dehydrogenase-related protein, which produces MRFINTPSTDLTYSDVFLVPSSSEVISRFDVDLATADGTGTTIPLVVANMTAVTGRRMVETVARRGGLAVLPQDIPTHVIREVTQWVKQRDLIFETPLKLEPGNTVIDALHLINKRAHGAVMVVDDAGRCVGVVRASDCDGVDRFASLESVMRTRPLTLDAARFSENRDVALQEAFEELDAAGVSLAAVARDGELAGVITRKGALRSTIYAPAVDGSGRLRVAAAVGINGDVEAKAAELLEAGVDVLVVDTAHGHQRKMLDALKAVASLDPSVPIVAGNVVSADGVRDLVEAGASIIKVGVGPGAMCTTRMMTAVGRPQFSAVYECAQAARELGAHVWADGGVRYPRDVALALAAGASQVMIGSWFAGTYESPGDLQTDSLGRQYKESFGMASARAVQNRTQRDDVFARARKGLFEEGISTSTMYLDPARPGVEDLLDMITAGVRSSMTYAGARSLDEFRERAIVGVQSAAGYEEGRPLPQSW; this is translated from the coding sequence GTGCGTTTCATCAACACGCCCTCAACCGACCTGACCTACTCGGATGTTTTCCTGGTTCCGTCCTCGTCAGAAGTGATTTCCAGATTCGATGTGGACCTGGCGACCGCTGACGGAACCGGAACCACCATCCCTCTTGTGGTCGCCAATATGACGGCGGTCACCGGGCGCCGGATGGTGGAGACCGTTGCCCGCCGCGGCGGGCTGGCGGTACTGCCGCAGGACATCCCCACCCACGTCATCCGCGAGGTCACCCAGTGGGTCAAGCAGCGGGACCTCATCTTCGAAACGCCGCTGAAGCTGGAGCCTGGTAACACCGTCATCGACGCGCTGCACCTGATCAACAAGCGTGCCCACGGCGCGGTAATGGTGGTGGATGATGCAGGTCGCTGCGTCGGTGTGGTTCGGGCGTCCGATTGCGACGGCGTCGACCGCTTTGCCTCCCTTGAGTCCGTCATGCGGACCAGGCCGCTCACCCTTGACGCCGCGCGGTTCTCCGAGAATCGGGATGTAGCACTGCAGGAGGCATTCGAGGAACTCGACGCCGCCGGCGTCTCACTGGCCGCCGTCGCCCGTGACGGTGAGCTTGCCGGCGTGATCACGCGCAAGGGTGCTCTGCGGTCCACTATCTACGCGCCGGCTGTCGACGGCAGCGGCAGGCTGCGCGTTGCGGCAGCGGTGGGAATCAACGGCGATGTCGAGGCGAAGGCCGCGGAACTGCTCGAGGCCGGCGTGGACGTGCTTGTCGTGGACACAGCCCACGGCCACCAGCGCAAGATGCTGGACGCGCTCAAGGCTGTGGCGTCACTCGACCCGTCGGTGCCGATCGTGGCAGGAAACGTGGTCAGCGCAGACGGTGTGCGGGATCTCGTGGAGGCCGGAGCGTCGATCATCAAGGTGGGCGTTGGCCCCGGTGCCATGTGCACCACGCGCATGATGACGGCGGTCGGGCGGCCGCAATTTTCCGCCGTGTATGAGTGCGCGCAGGCCGCCCGGGAGCTTGGCGCACATGTGTGGGCCGACGGCGGTGTCCGCTATCCGCGCGACGTCGCGCTCGCGCTTGCCGCCGGTGCCAGCCAGGTGATGATCGGTTCCTGGTTCGCCGGTACATATGAGAGCCCCGGAGATCTCCAGACGGACAGCTTGGGCCGCCAGTACAAGGAGAGCTTCGGCATGGCCTCCGCGCGCGCCGTGCAGAACCGGACCCAGCGGGATGATGTCTTCGCCCGCGCACGCAAGGGCCTCTTCGAGGAAGGTATCTCCACCTCGACCATGTACCTTGACCCTGCCCGGCCCGGTGTGGAGGACCTGCTGGACATGATCACAGCGGGTGTGCGCAGCTCGATGACCTACGCGGGAGCACGCTCGCTGGACGAATTCCGCGAACGCGCCATTGTCGGTGTCCAGTCCGCAGCAGGCTATGAGGAAGGCCGCCCGCTTCCGCAAAGCTGGTGA
- a CDS encoding multifunctional oxoglutarate decarboxylase/oxoglutarate dehydrogenase thiamine pyrophosphate-binding subunit/dihydrolipoyllysine-residue succinyltransferase subunit — protein MPEQPNHRLPEDFGGNEWLVDELYEQFQQDRNSVDKKWWSLFESFEAGSSGSENGRHAAPRSSAAPDDDSKPTTRELPVVKAEKDAPKASGESPAATQESGTPPVPKEPAPGKENGASKPAADAKQQAKTEPKAEKGPIPAQLPKSDLNPEMDEDTVNILRGPAKAIATNMDASLTVPTATSVRAVPAKLLIDNRVVINNHLERARGGKVSFTHLIGYAIIRALAQFPSQNVYYDVVDGKPAAVQPAHVNFGLAIDMPRPDGTRLLVVPNIKKAETLNFSEFWHAYEDLVKRARAGKLGADDYAGTTVSLTNPGGIGTVHSVPRLSKGQACIIGAGALEYPAAFQGASDKTLAQHAISKTITLTSTYDHRVIQGAGSGEFLRIVHQLLLGEQNFYDEIFEALRIPYEPVRWSADIQVDPMDEINKVARIQQLIHAYRVRGHLMADTNPLEYVQRKHADLDVRTHGLTLWDLDREWPTGGFGGRPTLKFRTILGVLRDAYCRTTGIEYMHIQDPEERQWFQDELEHPYSKPSREEQLRVLHRLNAAEAFETFLQTKFVGQKRFSLEGGESLIPLLDAIISDAADDGLDEVAIGMAHRGRLNVLTNIAGKTYAQVFREFEGTQDPRSVQGSGDVKYHLGTEGTYTSDSGNETKVYLAANPSHLEAVDSVLEGIVRAKQDRLDQGDTFPVLPILVHGDAAFAGQGVVAETLNLSQLRGYRTGGTIHIIVNNQVGFTTSPTASRSSVYSTDVAKMVQAPIFHVNGDDPEAVVRVAQLAYQFRQRFNKDVVIDMVCYRRRGHNEGDDPSMTQPMMYNLIEAKRSVRKLYTEALIGRGDISQEEAEQALRDYQERLERVFAETHAAQTSPIPVVTKDAAAISDIERPIAQQSDNGVGVPASTAITAETLAHIGKAHIDFPDGFTVHPKLKSLLEKREQMSREGGIDWGFGEIAAFGALLMEGVPVRLAGQDSRRGTFVQRHAVFHDRANGEEWLPLGDLAESQAKFWIYDSLLSEYAALGFEYGYSVERPDALVIWEAQFGDFVNGAQTIIDEFISSAEQKWGQRSSLVLMLPHGYEGQGPDHSSARIERFLQMCAEDNMIVANPTTAASHFHLLRRQAYSRPRKPLIIFTPKQLLRLKAAASSVEDFTQGGFKTVIGDTAGLNAQDVTRVLLVSGRLYYDLAAARQKADDTSTAIIRVEQLAPLPAEEIKSAISSYPNADVVWAQDEPANQGPWPFIGLNLPQHLDRPVQLVSRPASASTATGSAKHHAVEQELLIKRAFDRG, from the coding sequence GTGCCAGAACAACCCAACCACCGTCTACCGGAAGACTTCGGCGGAAATGAATGGCTTGTGGATGAGCTGTATGAGCAATTCCAACAGGACCGAAACTCGGTAGACAAAAAGTGGTGGAGCCTGTTCGAATCCTTTGAAGCCGGCAGCAGCGGCTCAGAGAACGGTCGGCATGCCGCGCCCCGCTCCAGTGCAGCACCGGATGATGACAGCAAACCGACCACCCGCGAGCTTCCCGTAGTGAAGGCCGAGAAGGACGCCCCCAAGGCATCGGGCGAGTCCCCCGCTGCCACCCAGGAGTCCGGCACTCCCCCAGTGCCCAAGGAACCCGCCCCCGGCAAGGAAAACGGAGCGTCGAAGCCTGCGGCGGATGCAAAGCAGCAGGCCAAGACGGAACCGAAGGCGGAGAAGGGGCCAATCCCCGCCCAGCTTCCCAAATCAGACCTCAACCCGGAAATGGATGAGGACACGGTGAACATCCTTCGTGGACCGGCTAAAGCTATCGCCACCAACATGGATGCAAGCCTCACAGTGCCGACAGCCACCAGCGTGCGCGCCGTACCCGCGAAGCTGCTCATCGACAACCGTGTAGTGATCAACAACCACCTTGAGCGTGCGCGTGGCGGCAAAGTGTCCTTCACCCACCTCATCGGCTACGCCATCATCCGCGCCCTGGCCCAGTTCCCGTCGCAGAACGTTTACTACGACGTCGTTGACGGCAAACCGGCTGCGGTCCAGCCGGCACACGTGAACTTCGGCCTGGCTATCGACATGCCCAGGCCTGACGGCACGCGTCTTCTGGTCGTCCCGAACATCAAGAAGGCTGAGACCCTCAATTTCTCGGAGTTCTGGCATGCCTATGAAGACCTCGTCAAACGCGCCCGTGCAGGAAAGCTGGGAGCCGACGACTACGCCGGGACCACGGTCTCGCTGACCAACCCCGGCGGTATCGGCACCGTCCACTCTGTGCCCCGGCTCTCCAAGGGCCAAGCCTGCATCATCGGTGCCGGCGCGCTCGAATACCCGGCTGCGTTCCAGGGTGCCAGCGACAAGACCCTGGCCCAGCACGCCATCAGCAAGACCATCACGCTCACCTCCACCTACGACCACCGTGTCATCCAGGGTGCGGGTAGCGGTGAATTCCTTCGTATCGTCCACCAGTTGCTGCTCGGCGAGCAGAACTTCTACGACGAGATCTTCGAAGCCCTGCGTATCCCGTACGAGCCTGTGCGGTGGAGCGCAGACATCCAGGTTGATCCCATGGACGAGATCAACAAGGTTGCACGCATCCAGCAGCTCATCCACGCCTACCGCGTGCGCGGGCACCTCATGGCGGATACCAACCCGCTGGAATACGTCCAGCGGAAGCACGCCGACCTCGACGTCCGTACCCACGGCCTGACCCTCTGGGATCTGGACCGCGAGTGGCCAACCGGCGGCTTCGGCGGCAGACCCACCCTGAAGTTCCGCACCATCCTCGGCGTACTGCGCGATGCGTACTGCCGGACCACGGGCATCGAGTACATGCACATCCAGGATCCCGAGGAACGCCAGTGGTTCCAGGACGAGCTGGAGCATCCCTACTCCAAGCCCAGCCGCGAGGAGCAGCTGCGCGTCCTGCACCGCCTCAACGCAGCAGAAGCGTTTGAAACCTTCCTGCAGACCAAATTCGTTGGCCAGAAACGGTTCTCGCTGGAGGGTGGCGAATCGCTGATTCCGCTGCTCGACGCAATCATTTCCGACGCAGCAGATGACGGCCTCGACGAGGTCGCGATCGGCATGGCCCACCGCGGCCGCCTGAACGTGCTCACCAACATTGCGGGCAAAACCTATGCCCAGGTGTTCCGTGAATTCGAAGGCACCCAGGACCCGCGTTCCGTCCAGGGCTCCGGTGACGTCAAGTACCACCTGGGAACCGAGGGCACTTACACCTCGGACAGCGGCAATGAAACAAAGGTCTATCTGGCAGCGAACCCCTCGCACCTGGAGGCCGTGGATTCCGTGCTCGAAGGTATTGTCCGCGCCAAGCAGGACCGCCTCGACCAGGGCGACACCTTCCCGGTTCTTCCCATCCTCGTGCACGGCGACGCCGCGTTCGCGGGCCAGGGCGTGGTAGCCGAAACCCTCAACCTTTCCCAGCTCCGTGGATACCGCACAGGCGGAACCATCCACATCATCGTGAACAACCAGGTTGGTTTCACCACCTCTCCCACCGCCTCGCGCTCCTCCGTGTACTCCACGGACGTCGCCAAGATGGTCCAGGCTCCGATCTTCCATGTGAACGGCGATGATCCGGAGGCCGTGGTTCGCGTGGCGCAGCTCGCCTACCAGTTCCGCCAGCGGTTCAACAAGGACGTAGTCATCGACATGGTTTGCTATCGTCGGCGCGGGCACAACGAGGGCGATGACCCTTCGATGACCCAGCCGATGATGTACAACCTCATCGAGGCGAAGCGTTCTGTGCGCAAGTTGTACACCGAGGCCCTGATCGGCCGTGGTGACATCAGCCAGGAAGAGGCGGAGCAGGCGCTGCGCGATTACCAGGAGCGCCTCGAACGCGTGTTCGCGGAGACCCACGCAGCGCAGACCTCCCCCATTCCCGTGGTCACGAAGGACGCCGCAGCGATCTCCGACATTGAACGCCCCATCGCGCAGCAAAGCGACAACGGCGTGGGTGTCCCAGCAAGCACAGCAATCACTGCTGAAACGCTCGCCCACATAGGCAAGGCACATATCGACTTCCCTGACGGCTTCACCGTCCATCCGAAGCTGAAGTCGCTGCTGGAAAAGCGGGAGCAAATGTCCCGCGAAGGCGGTATCGATTGGGGCTTCGGCGAAATCGCGGCCTTTGGAGCCCTGCTCATGGAGGGTGTGCCGGTTCGCCTTGCCGGGCAGGATTCACGGCGCGGCACCTTCGTGCAGCGGCACGCGGTGTTCCACGATCGCGCCAACGGCGAGGAATGGCTCCCGCTGGGTGACCTTGCCGAGAGCCAGGCCAAGTTCTGGATCTACGATTCCCTTCTGTCTGAGTACGCGGCACTCGGCTTCGAATACGGCTACTCCGTTGAGCGTCCCGATGCACTCGTGATCTGGGAAGCGCAGTTCGGCGACTTCGTCAACGGCGCGCAAACCATCATCGACGAGTTCATCAGCTCCGCTGAGCAGAAGTGGGGGCAGCGGAGCTCGCTGGTGCTGATGCTTCCTCACGGCTACGAGGGTCAGGGACCAGACCACTCATCGGCCCGTATCGAGCGCTTCCTGCAGATGTGTGCAGAAGACAACATGATCGTGGCCAACCCCACCACCGCCGCCTCGCACTTCCATCTCCTGCGCCGCCAGGCCTACAGCCGTCCGCGGAAGCCCCTCATCATCTTCACCCCGAAGCAGCTGCTGCGACTCAAGGCGGCCGCGAGCAGCGTCGAGGATTTCACCCAGGGTGGCTTCAAGACGGTCATCGGCGACACTGCCGGGTTGAATGCACAGGACGTAACGCGCGTCCTGCTGGTTTCCGGTCGCCTCTACTACGATCTGGCCGCGGCCCGCCAGAAGGCTGACGACACCTCTACAGCGATCATCCGGGTGGAGCAGCTGGCACCGCTTCCGGCAGAGGAGATCAAGTCTGCCATCTCCTCCTATCCCAACGCGGACGTGGTGTGGGCACAGGATGAGCCGGCGAACCAGGGCCCCTGGCCGTTCATCGGCCTCAACCTTCCACAGCACCTCGACCGCCCGGTGCAGCTCGTGTCGCGTCCCGCGTCGGCGTCCACCGCTACAGGTTCCGCAAAACACCACGCCGTGGAGCAGGAGCTGCTGATCAAGAGGGCATTCGACCGCGGGTAG
- a CDS encoding GDSL-type esterase/lipase family protein, with product MEQRRIRLAAVGDELLAGLGDPRALGWLGRVLARTSADNATVEAFSLAAPDEGTEALAGRWLDEAGRRFAEGAENRLVIALSDRDLDLEMSTARSRLNLANILDGAAQMSIKVLVVGPPPGLDAERNRRLADLSAAFADVTTRRKHVYVDTFTPLQSHEQWRSDLAANGGTPGQAGYGLMAWLVLHRGWFQWLEIPAPA from the coding sequence GTGGAACAGCGCAGAATCAGGCTGGCGGCCGTTGGAGATGAGCTGCTCGCGGGTCTGGGCGATCCCCGTGCGCTCGGTTGGCTGGGCAGGGTTCTCGCCAGGACTTCCGCAGACAACGCAACCGTCGAGGCCTTCAGCCTTGCGGCTCCTGACGAGGGAACGGAAGCACTGGCTGGCCGTTGGCTGGATGAGGCCGGAAGACGCTTTGCCGAAGGCGCCGAGAACCGTCTCGTGATCGCCCTGTCCGACCGTGACCTGGATCTGGAAATGTCCACTGCGCGCAGCCGGCTCAACCTTGCCAACATCCTCGACGGAGCAGCGCAGATGAGCATCAAGGTCCTGGTGGTCGGACCGCCGCCCGGTCTGGATGCCGAACGTAACCGTCGGCTCGCTGATCTCTCCGCGGCCTTTGCCGATGTCACGACCCGACGCAAGCACGTTTATGTTGATACGTTCACTCCGCTGCAGTCGCACGAGCAATGGCGTTCCGACCTCGCCGCAAACGGCGGCACCCCGGGTCAGGCGGGTTATGGCCTGATGGCCTGGCTCGTGCTGCATCGCGGCTGGTTCCAGTGGCTGGAGATTCCAGCGCCCGCCTGA
- a CDS encoding DUF4097 family beta strand repeat-containing protein gives MEQQQWQIGSPQTLELDDVRSIKAGIIAGRVDILVHDEPVTRIEVSEVHGEPIDLTLNDGVLELVHTPGSARGGWLGFTGQIVTGRTKEAAVISIAVPEGTAVALRTVSGDGLACGTRETTLDTVSGSIMADDTTGTLRVSTVSGEAIVRHHSGHLVAKTVSGEVTASGYCESIRTNSVSGGITLDLLGDPGDLVAKTVSGDLTVRLSGEVGVDVSATSVSGSLTVNDQKFTARGNHTHREAGSTGSVLTVRASSVSGDIAIFHHRPDYLAGNGSVEVQDGGL, from the coding sequence ATGGAACAGCAACAATGGCAGATCGGCTCTCCGCAAACCCTCGAGCTCGACGATGTCCGCTCGATCAAGGCCGGGATCATCGCCGGCCGCGTGGATATCCTGGTTCATGACGAACCGGTAACCCGCATTGAGGTGTCCGAGGTGCACGGTGAGCCCATTGACCTGACGCTGAATGACGGCGTGCTGGAGCTCGTGCACACGCCTGGTTCGGCCCGCGGCGGATGGCTTGGGTTCACCGGCCAGATTGTCACTGGCAGGACAAAGGAAGCTGCCGTCATCAGTATCGCGGTTCCCGAAGGAACGGCCGTGGCACTGCGCACGGTGAGCGGCGACGGACTGGCCTGCGGCACGCGGGAGACAACACTGGACACCGTCTCCGGCTCGATCATGGCCGATGACACCACCGGTACCCTGCGGGTCAGCACCGTCAGCGGCGAAGCCATCGTCCGGCACCACAGTGGCCATCTCGTCGCCAAAACCGTCTCGGGGGAGGTGACTGCCTCCGGTTACTGCGAGAGTATCCGGACCAACAGCGTCAGCGGCGGGATCACGCTGGACCTGCTGGGTGACCCGGGTGACCTGGTGGCGAAAACCGTCTCCGGTGACCTCACGGTGCGGCTTTCAGGCGAGGTGGGCGTCGACGTATCTGCGACGTCGGTTTCGGGAAGTTTGACGGTGAACGATCAAAAGTTCACAGCCCGAGGCAACCACACGCATCGGGAAGCCGGGTCCACAGGGTCCGTCCTGACGGTGCGGGCAAGCTCCGTCTCCGGCGATATCGCAATCTTTCACCATCGTCCCGACTATCTCGCCGGCAACGGCTCCGTCGAGGTGCAGGACGGTGGGCTCTAG
- a CDS encoding helix-turn-helix transcriptional regulator — protein MPAVFAHGALRLYLLALLEDGPKHGYEIIRALEDRFGGTYSPSAGTIYPRLSKLQAEGLVSTESEGRRTTYSITAHGLAELTKRRGDLADIEEDISASVRRLADGLREEIRANMRGLRADVAASAEAARRSARQARQSQPPSSDSGNRRVLKDLEQLVSEFRDDVRSDLRHHAAQAQGGINDAVAETVRTVLRQAQSSIRDSLSRLQ, from the coding sequence GTGCCTGCAGTCTTTGCGCACGGTGCGTTGCGCCTCTACCTGCTGGCGCTGCTCGAGGATGGCCCGAAGCACGGATACGAGATCATCAGGGCGCTGGAGGACCGCTTTGGTGGAACCTACTCCCCCAGCGCAGGCACCATCTACCCGCGCTTGTCGAAGCTGCAGGCTGAAGGACTCGTGTCAACCGAGTCCGAGGGCCGCCGGACCACATATTCCATCACCGCGCACGGACTGGCAGAGTTGACGAAGCGCCGGGGCGACCTCGCCGACATCGAGGAAGACATCTCAGCTTCAGTACGTCGTCTGGCTGACGGCCTGCGGGAGGAAATCCGCGCCAACATGCGCGGACTGAGGGCAGACGTTGCCGCCTCGGCCGAGGCCGCGCGGCGGTCAGCGCGGCAGGCACGGCAGAGCCAGCCACCCTCCAGCGACTCCGGGAATCGTCGGGTCCTCAAGGATCTGGAACAACTCGTCAGCGAGTTCCGCGACGATGTCCGCAGCGATCTGCGACACCACGCTGCCCAGGCGCAGGGTGGGATCAACGACGCCGTCGCCGAAACTGTGCGCACGGTACTCCGCCAGGCGCAGTCGTCCATCCGCGACTCTCTGTCCCGTCTGCAGTAA
- a CDS encoding zinc-binding dehydrogenase, translating into MRAVYAESISPQAPLTGLKFGELPEPEVPEDFRRVRVLASSLNHHDLWSLRGVGLGEEKLPMVLGCDAAGIDDDGNEVLVHGVISSPGWRDDETLDPRRSLLSERYPGTMADYVWVPARNLVPKPPELSFSEAACLPTSWLTAYRMLFTTSPAAPGSTILVQGAGGGVATALIALGSAAGFRVWATSRSARKQEQARALGAADVFDAGARLPERVDVVFDSVGEATWSHSLKALKPGGAVVTCGATSGPAPSADLNRIFFLQLKVFGSTMGTRDELQRLAQFVAVTGVRPAVDSVLPLAEAHAGFERMVREEVFGKIVFDHAG; encoded by the coding sequence ATGCGCGCAGTGTACGCCGAGTCGATCTCCCCCCAAGCGCCACTGACCGGGCTGAAGTTCGGTGAGCTTCCCGAGCCGGAGGTCCCGGAGGATTTCCGCCGGGTGCGGGTGCTGGCGTCGTCCCTGAATCATCACGACCTTTGGTCGCTGCGCGGCGTTGGACTGGGGGAGGAGAAGCTGCCGATGGTGTTGGGCTGCGATGCGGCCGGAATCGACGACGACGGCAATGAGGTCCTCGTGCACGGCGTGATTTCCTCGCCCGGCTGGCGGGACGACGAAACTCTGGATCCCCGCCGTTCGCTCCTGTCGGAGCGCTATCCGGGCACGATGGCGGATTACGTCTGGGTGCCGGCCCGGAACCTCGTTCCGAAACCGCCTGAGCTCAGCTTTTCCGAGGCCGCCTGCCTTCCGACGTCGTGGCTCACCGCCTACCGCATGCTCTTCACGACCTCGCCGGCGGCACCGGGTTCCACGATCCTGGTGCAGGGGGCAGGCGGAGGCGTAGCCACTGCACTGATCGCGCTCGGCAGCGCGGCCGGTTTTCGGGTGTGGGCAACCAGCCGAAGTGCGCGCAAGCAGGAACAGGCACGCGCGCTGGGAGCGGCAGACGTGTTCGACGCCGGTGCGCGCCTCCCGGAGCGCGTGGATGTTGTGTTCGACTCGGTCGGGGAAGCCACCTGGTCGCACTCCCTCAAGGCACTCAAACCAGGTGGCGCCGTCGTGACCTGCGGAGCTACCAGCGGGCCTGCGCCGTCCGCGGATCTCAACCGGATCTTCTTTCTCCAGTTGAAGGTTTTCGGGTCCACCATGGGCACCAGGGATGAACTGCAGCGCCTCGCACAGTTCGTGGCTGTAACGGGCGTGCGTCCGGCGGTGGATTCCGTCCTTCCACTCGCGGAAGCACACGCAGGTTTTGAGCGGATGGTCCGGGAAGAAGTGTTCGGGAAGATCGTGTTCGACCACGCCGGCTGA
- a CDS encoding 50S ribosomal protein bL37, whose translation MSKRARKRRDRKRGGANHGKRPNT comes from the coding sequence ATGAGCAAGCGTGCACGCAAGCGCCGTGATCGCAAGCGCGGCGGCGCTAACCACGGTAAGCGCCCCAACACCTGA
- the rsrA gene encoding mycothiol system anti-sigma-R factor, with product MSDCHSLGNCDDSRIERLYEYLDGALSHADLVEIKDHLEDCPECAQEHDLECLIRSVVKRSCTEVAPATLKASILDRISQVKTVDH from the coding sequence ATGAGCGACTGCCATAGCCTTGGCAACTGCGACGACTCACGAATCGAGCGGCTCTACGAGTACCTCGATGGCGCCCTGTCGCATGCGGACCTGGTGGAAATCAAGGACCACCTCGAAGACTGCCCGGAGTGCGCACAAGAACACGATCTGGAGTGCCTTATCCGCTCCGTGGTCAAGCGGTCCTGCACCGAAGTTGCGCCCGCTACGCTGAAGGCCAGCATTCTGGACCGGATCAGCCAAGTCAAGACTGTGGACCACTGA